One window of the Thermasporomyces composti genome contains the following:
- a CDS encoding HTH domain-containing protein, which produces MDGRQRRATNRPDRVLTFGVVGPADLVPRVANAVDRTPALRARRLPYRQEQETVRLLEKHADEVDAWLFTGVVPHAIAVAAKAVTLPAEHVSYSGLTLLAALFRLSRSGRDLSRISIDTLDPAEVSETLSEAGLPPDTAVTMVYDLPVRSRDVVAFHCEARAKYDTTVAITCLRSAYDVLRKEMPVVRLAPSPRDIRNAIDALALRTRNRHHSDAQVALGFVELERADPLLQRDLGQLGGTVVQLDEQRYLLVTTRGPLERVTADFQGAPFLEPIAKRHKVVRIGLGIGRSAGEAAAHASRALTRARAQGDVAAVLGGPHDSDIVLTKGAVQGAVPTDLGRLAQRLGMSRATLQSLRQFLEGRENRLVTAAELAQAFGIQERSARRLLKRLERAGAAVAVGTLSEGQMGRPPVIYRVDV; this is translated from the coding sequence ATGGACGGACGTCAGCGGCGGGCGACGAACCGGCCTGATCGGGTACTGACCTTCGGCGTGGTGGGCCCGGCCGACCTCGTGCCCCGGGTCGCCAACGCCGTCGACCGAACGCCTGCCTTGCGTGCGCGACGGCTGCCGTACCGGCAGGAGCAGGAGACGGTCCGGTTGCTCGAGAAGCACGCGGACGAGGTGGACGCCTGGCTCTTCACGGGCGTCGTGCCGCACGCGATCGCGGTCGCGGCCAAGGCGGTGACGCTGCCCGCGGAGCACGTCTCCTACAGCGGCCTCACGCTGCTGGCCGCCTTGTTCCGACTGTCCAGAAGTGGTCGGGACCTGAGTCGGATCAGCATCGACACCCTCGACCCCGCCGAGGTGTCGGAGACGTTGTCCGAGGCGGGTCTCCCGCCCGACACGGCCGTGACGATGGTCTACGACCTGCCGGTGCGGTCACGGGACGTCGTGGCGTTCCACTGCGAGGCCCGAGCCAAGTACGACACGACGGTGGCGATCACCTGCCTGCGGTCGGCCTACGACGTGCTCCGCAAGGAGATGCCGGTGGTCCGGCTGGCGCCGTCACCGCGGGACATCCGCAACGCCATCGACGCCCTGGCGCTGCGGACCCGCAACCGTCACCATTCCGATGCCCAGGTCGCGCTGGGCTTCGTCGAGCTGGAGCGCGCCGACCCGCTGCTGCAACGCGACCTCGGCCAGCTCGGCGGCACGGTCGTCCAGCTCGATGAGCAGCGCTACCTGCTCGTGACCACGCGTGGCCCGCTCGAGCGGGTGACGGCTGACTTCCAGGGCGCGCCGTTCCTGGAGCCGATCGCCAAGCGGCACAAGGTCGTCCGGATCGGTCTCGGCATCGGCCGGTCGGCCGGCGAGGCGGCCGCGCACGCGTCGCGGGCGCTGACCCGTGCCCGGGCCCAAGGCGACGTCGCGGCGGTCCTCGGCGGGCCGCACGACTCCGACATCGTCTTGACCAAGGGCGCGGTCCAGGGTGCCGTGCCCACGGACCTGGGGCGGCTCGCGCAGCGGCTCGGCATGAGTCGAGCGACCCTGCAGTCGCTTCGGCAGTTCCTCGAGGGAAGGGAGAACCGCCTGGTCACCGCGGCCGAGCTGGCCCAGGCGTTCGGGATCCAGGAGCGCAGCGCCCGCCGGCTGCTCAAGCGTCTCGAGCGCGCCGGCGCCGCGGTGGCGGTCGGCACCCTCAGCGAGGGTCAGATGGGCCGACCGCCCGTCATCTACCGGGTTGACGTGTGA
- a CDS encoding dihydrodipicolinate synthase family protein, with translation MTSNGTGPRRPAAVARVRDLLRGRVVAATLTPFHADGRIAREAVAGYAAALRRGGAGALAVGAHTGRGGRLQPDDLAVLVSEYADASGLPIIAGLALAPERPVEDAIRLGLRLRAAGAAALLVCPVSGASPADIVRLHERLGEETELPLMAFVLYERASGCQYAEETVAELLTLPWVCGVKLALLDNAVACQDILATARAVDPDALVMTGEDRMYGPSLMWGADTALLGIASALPEWSVAVLDAWTRGDHASFVAASTRLDALGRLTFREPMEGYVQRMAWIAAWQGILPSEVAVDPFGPPLPAGERERLLSAVRALADTPDARLCQSRL, from the coding sequence ATGACGAGCAACGGGACCGGCCCCCGCAGGCCGGCTGCCGTGGCGCGGGTTCGTGACCTGCTCCGCGGCCGGGTCGTCGCCGCCACCCTCACACCCTTCCACGCCGACGGCCGGATCGCCCGGGAGGCGGTCGCCGGCTACGCGGCGGCGTTGCGCCGCGGCGGCGCTGGCGCCCTGGCTGTCGGAGCCCACACCGGCCGAGGCGGCCGTCTCCAACCGGACGACCTCGCCGTGCTGGTGAGCGAGTACGCCGACGCCTCCGGGCTGCCCATCATCGCGGGGCTCGCCCTCGCCCCCGAGCGGCCGGTCGAGGACGCGATCCGGTTGGGTCTGCGGCTGCGGGCCGCGGGCGCCGCCGCGCTCCTGGTCTGTCCCGTCTCCGGCGCCTCGCCAGCGGACATCGTCCGTCTGCACGAGCGGCTGGGCGAGGAGACCGAACTCCCGCTCATGGCGTTCGTCCTCTACGAGCGGGCGAGTGGCTGCCAGTACGCCGAGGAGACGGTCGCCGAGCTTCTCACGCTCCCGTGGGTCTGCGGCGTCAAGCTCGCCTTGCTCGACAACGCGGTGGCCTGCCAGGACATTCTGGCCACCGCCCGGGCGGTTGACCCCGACGCCCTCGTCATGACCGGTGAGGACCGCATGTATGGGCCGTCGCTCATGTGGGGCGCCGACACCGCTCTCCTCGGGATCGCGTCCGCCCTCCCCGAATGGTCGGTCGCGGTGCTGGACGCCTGGACGCGAGGCGACCACGCGTCGTTCGTCGCCGCCTCGACCCGACTCGACGCCCTCGGTCGACTGACGTTCCGCGAGCCGATGGAAGGCTACGTGCAACGCATGGCGTGGATCGCGGCGTGGCAGGGGATCTTGCCGTCCGAGGTCGCGGTCGACCCGTTCGGCCCTCCGTTGCCGGCAGGCGAGCGCGAGCGGCTGCTCTCCGCGGTCCGGGCGCTTGCCGACACACCAGACGCACGACTATGCCAGTCCCGCCTCTAA
- a CDS encoding ribonuclease J: MSHPHPELGPPPPLAPGALRVIPLGGLGEIGRNMTVFEHEGRLLIVDCGVLFPEDHHPGVDLILPDFEPIRDRLDDVEALVLTHGHEDHIGAVPYLLRERPDIPLVGSQLTLALVDAKLREHRLHDVPRHVVRDRQRVAFGPFDLEFVAVNHSIPDALAVAIRTAAGLVLHTGDFKMDQLPLDGRLTDLRAFARLGEEGVDLFLVDSTNAEMPGFTTSERDITPVIDGIFTRAERRIIVACFASHVHRVQQVLDAAAKHGRKVAYVGRSMVRNMSVATELGFLRVPPGLVVDVKELDNYEPHEIVLISTGSQGEPLSALSRIAGRDHPQIRVEPGDTVVLASSLIPGNENAVFRVINGLTRWGANVIHKGNALVHVSGHASAGELLYAYNIVKPRNVLPVHGEIRHMRANADLAAATGVPRERIVLAEDGVVVDLVDGVARIAGKVDCGYVFVDGSTVGDITESSLKDRRILGEEGFISVIVVVDSVTGKVTGGPEIKARGFAEDDSVFDPVRPLIQEALDRAGRDGIDDTYQLQQLIRRTVGKWVSDSYRRRPMIIPVVVEI; this comes from the coding sequence ATGAGTCATCCGCATCCCGAGCTCGGCCCACCACCGCCTCTCGCGCCCGGGGCGCTCCGCGTCATCCCGCTGGGTGGCCTCGGAGAGATCGGTCGGAACATGACCGTCTTCGAGCACGAGGGCCGACTGCTCATCGTGGACTGCGGTGTGCTCTTCCCTGAGGACCACCACCCGGGCGTGGACCTGATCCTGCCCGACTTCGAGCCGATCCGGGACCGGCTCGACGACGTGGAGGCGCTCGTCCTCACCCACGGTCACGAGGACCACATCGGCGCCGTCCCCTACCTGCTCCGGGAGCGGCCCGACATCCCTCTGGTCGGCTCGCAGCTCACCCTCGCCCTGGTCGACGCCAAGCTCCGGGAGCATCGGCTGCACGACGTCCCACGGCACGTCGTGCGGGATCGCCAGCGGGTGGCGTTCGGACCGTTCGACCTCGAGTTCGTCGCGGTCAACCACTCGATCCCCGACGCCCTGGCGGTGGCCATCCGCACGGCCGCTGGTCTGGTCCTCCACACCGGCGACTTCAAGATGGACCAGCTGCCGCTGGACGGCCGGCTGACCGACCTGCGCGCGTTCGCCCGGCTGGGGGAGGAGGGCGTGGACCTCTTCCTCGTCGACTCGACGAACGCGGAGATGCCGGGCTTCACCACGTCCGAGCGCGACATCACGCCGGTCATCGACGGGATCTTCACGCGCGCTGAGCGCCGCATCATCGTCGCCTGCTTCGCGTCCCACGTCCACCGGGTCCAGCAGGTGCTGGACGCCGCGGCCAAGCACGGGCGCAAGGTCGCGTACGTCGGCCGCTCCATGGTGCGCAACATGTCCGTGGCCACGGAGCTCGGCTTCCTGCGCGTGCCGCCGGGTCTGGTCGTCGACGTCAAGGAGCTCGACAACTACGAGCCCCACGAGATCGTGCTGATCTCCACCGGCTCGCAGGGTGAGCCGCTGTCGGCGCTGTCCCGGATCGCCGGACGCGACCACCCACAGATCCGGGTCGAGCCTGGCGACACGGTGGTGCTGGCGTCCTCGCTCATCCCGGGCAACGAGAACGCCGTCTTCCGGGTGATCAACGGCCTGACCCGCTGGGGCGCGAACGTCATCCACAAGGGCAACGCGCTCGTCCACGTCTCCGGCCACGCGTCGGCGGGCGAGCTGCTGTACGCCTACAACATCGTCAAGCCTCGCAACGTCCTGCCCGTCCACGGCGAGATCCGGCACATGCGGGCCAACGCCGATCTCGCGGCGGCCACCGGCGTGCCGCGCGAGCGGATCGTGCTGGCCGAGGACGGCGTGGTCGTGGACCTCGTCGACGGTGTGGCGCGCATCGCCGGCAAGGTCGACTGCGGGTACGTCTTCGTGGACGGCTCGACGGTTGGCGACATCACCGAGAGCTCGCTCAAGGATCGCCGCATCCTCGGCGAGGAGGGCTTCATCTCGGTCATCGTCGTCGTCGACTCGGTCACCGGGAAGGTCACCGGCGGACCGGAGATCAAGGCGCGTGGCTTCGCCGAGGACGACTCGGTCTTCGACCCCGTCCGCCCACTCATCCAGGAGGCGTTGGACCGCGCTGGTCGGGACGGGATCGACGACACCTACCAGCTCCAGCAGCTGATCCGCCGGACGGTCGGGAAGTGGGTCAGCGACTCCTACCGCCGGCGCCCCATGATCATCCCGGTCGTCGTGGAGATCTGA
- the dapA gene encoding 4-hydroxy-tetrahydrodipicolinate synthase, with translation MASSSTSVSGTSAPFGRNVVAMVTPFTPAGDLDLAAAQRLATYLVDAGCDGLVVSGTTGESPTTSDAEKEKLLRAVLEAVGDRATVLAGTGTNDTRHAIELSRQAEKAGAHGLLVVTPYYNKPPQAGLLAHFRAVADAVGVPIMLYDIPGRTGVPIATETLIRLAEHERIVAVKDAKNDIAAATEVLVRTDLAYYSGADEWNLALLAVGAVGIVSVVGHVAAREYAAMIDAVDKGDLPTARAIERKLIPAYQAIMTRTQGAIMAKAALELLGVLPTRAVRPPLVPATEEQVRQLRKDLQEVGLIS, from the coding sequence ATGGCCTCCAGCTCAACCTCGGTCAGCGGTACGTCAGCGCCGTTCGGGCGCAACGTGGTCGCGATGGTCACGCCGTTCACTCCGGCTGGTGACCTTGATCTGGCCGCGGCGCAGCGGCTCGCCACCTACCTCGTCGACGCCGGCTGCGACGGCCTCGTGGTGAGTGGGACGACCGGCGAGTCGCCCACGACGAGCGACGCGGAGAAGGAGAAGCTCCTCCGCGCGGTCCTCGAGGCCGTCGGCGACCGGGCGACCGTGCTCGCCGGCACGGGGACCAACGACACCCGGCACGCCATCGAGCTGTCGCGCCAGGCGGAGAAGGCCGGCGCGCACGGCCTGCTCGTGGTGACGCCGTACTACAACAAGCCACCCCAAGCCGGGCTCCTCGCCCACTTCCGGGCGGTCGCCGACGCCGTGGGCGTGCCGATCATGCTCTACGACATCCCGGGGCGTACCGGCGTTCCCATCGCGACCGAGACACTGATCCGGCTCGCCGAGCACGAGCGGATCGTCGCGGTCAAGGACGCCAAGAACGACATCGCGGCCGCCACGGAGGTGCTCGTGCGCACCGATCTGGCGTACTACAGCGGGGCGGACGAGTGGAACCTCGCGCTGCTCGCGGTGGGCGCCGTCGGCATCGTGAGCGTGGTCGGACACGTCGCGGCGCGGGAGTACGCGGCGATGATCGACGCGGTGGACAAGGGGGATCTGCCGACCGCTCGCGCGATCGAGCGCAAGCTGATCCCCGCCTACCAGGCCATCATGACGAGGACGCAGGGTGCGATCATGGCGAAGGCGGCGCTCGAGCTGCTTGGGGTGCTGCCGACGCGCGCGGTACGTCCACCGCTCGTTCCCGCGACGGAGGAGCAGGTGCGTCAGCTCAGGAAGGACCTGCAGGAGGTTGGCCTCATCTCATGA